The proteins below come from a single Streptomyces canus genomic window:
- a CDS encoding GNAT family N-acetyltransferase encodes MTAPSEEAAARIRKAVIELSADELTDPEAIGKVLPIGEVLGPAALAYVAADGFRPSASAELSVEELPAGHASLDALEQAAGPEDAGEAGLAEITSPAFVLRVDGQVVAAAGYRAWPSSTAHVSVLTSPDWRGKGLARATGSAAVRYALAQDLLPQWRARIPASRKAAIALGFSELGFQLSIQLV; translated from the coding sequence CCGCAAGGCCGTGATTGAGCTGTCTGCCGACGAGCTGACGGACCCGGAAGCGATCGGGAAAGTTCTCCCGATCGGTGAGGTTCTTGGACCTGCCGCACTCGCCTATGTCGCGGCCGATGGCTTCCGCCCTTCAGCGTCCGCAGAATTGTCCGTGGAGGAACTGCCCGCCGGTCATGCAAGCCTGGACGCTCTGGAACAGGCTGCCGGACCGGAGGACGCCGGCGAGGCCGGCCTCGCCGAAATCACCTCGCCCGCGTTCGTCCTGCGGGTCGACGGTCAGGTCGTTGCTGCCGCCGGCTATCGCGCATGGCCAAGCTCGACGGCTCACGTGAGCGTGCTGACTTCGCCTGATTGGCGTGGCAAGGGCCTTGCCCGCGCAACCGGGTCCGCCGCGGTCCGGTATGCACTCGCGCAGGACCTTCTGCCTCAATGGCGGGCCAGGATCCCAGCGTCGAGGAAGGCGGCAATTGCGCTGGGGTTCAGCGAGCTCGGTTTCCAGCTCAGCATCCAGTTGGTCTGA
- a CDS encoding helix-turn-helix domain-containing protein, with translation MTELIDQPGEYTGLPAASLRGIAIRYRGHRMGGARPARVTLPSAAVTLLLGWGQPLTIHSGPEQGVSPSPWPAMIAGLQTAPMLAGFSGSASAVEIELTPLGAYRLLNLPLHHLAKTVIDPDHIMGAGWAANATEQLAAAPHWSRRWQILDALLTRRLHGETSPSPAATQAWNLLRDRDGAVSLRDLTLATGLGRRRIQGLLQEHIGLPAQTLSRIIRFHQTLAVASTGLDSLADLASRAGYHDQSHMNRDFRALSGQTPRELLDILRHTAHRHSSGHFQSFNDFGLRAPASRYVTASASPISKNRSRRQRHRPPRQT, from the coding sequence GTGACCGAACTGATCGACCAGCCCGGCGAATACACCGGACTGCCGGCCGCATCCTTACGCGGCATCGCCATCCGCTACCGAGGCCACCGCATGGGCGGCGCGCGGCCCGCGAGGGTCACCCTTCCCTCGGCGGCCGTCACGTTGCTTCTGGGATGGGGGCAGCCGCTGACCATCCACAGCGGGCCAGAACAAGGAGTGTCGCCAAGTCCGTGGCCTGCGATGATTGCTGGTCTCCAGACTGCGCCCATGCTGGCGGGCTTCAGTGGATCCGCATCTGCCGTCGAGATCGAACTCACGCCGCTCGGCGCATACCGGCTCCTGAACCTACCCTTGCACCACCTGGCGAAGACGGTCATCGACCCGGACCACATCATGGGAGCAGGCTGGGCTGCGAACGCCACCGAACAGCTGGCCGCAGCACCGCACTGGTCTCGCCGCTGGCAAATTCTCGACGCCCTGCTCACCCGACGACTTCACGGGGAAACGTCCCCATCACCTGCTGCCACCCAGGCATGGAACCTGCTGCGTGATCGCGACGGCGCCGTGTCCTTACGCGATCTGACCCTGGCCACCGGCCTTGGCCGGCGCCGCATACAAGGGCTGCTGCAGGAGCACATCGGGCTGCCCGCTCAAACGCTCTCCCGCATCATCAGGTTCCATCAGACCCTGGCAGTGGCATCGACCGGCCTGGACTCGCTCGCCGACCTGGCCAGCCGGGCGGGATACCACGATCAGTCACACATGAACCGAGACTTCAGAGCCCTCTCTGGCCAGACACCACGAGAACTGCTCGACATCTTGCGGCATACAGCACACCGGCACAGCAGCGGGCACTTCCAATCCTTCAACGACTTCGGGCTCCGCGCCCCAGCCAGCCGCTACGTGACCGCTTCTGCCTCGCCGATCTCCAAGAACAGATCAAGGCGGCAGCGGCACCGACCCCCTCGCCAAACGTGA
- a CDS encoding MerR family transcriptional regulator, producing the protein MTVAAAAEERLIRIGEVARGAGVSVRAVRYYEQQGLLIAERSPSGQRLYRQDAIALVRFFQEMFAAGLTSRRISELLPCWDSGHTDAEQRAMLRAERERIQAKIDDLQATLDHLDEVIAITDTHP; encoded by the coding sequence ATGACTGTCGCAGCGGCCGCAGAGGAGCGGTTGATCCGCATCGGCGAGGTGGCACGAGGTGCCGGCGTCTCGGTGCGCGCCGTGCGCTACTACGAGCAGCAAGGGCTGCTCATCGCGGAGCGCAGCCCGTCCGGCCAGCGCCTGTACCGGCAGGACGCCATCGCCCTCGTGCGCTTCTTCCAGGAGATGTTCGCCGCCGGCCTGACCAGCCGAAGGATCAGCGAACTCCTTCCATGCTGGGACTCCGGGCACACCGACGCCGAGCAACGAGCCATGCTGCGAGCCGAGCGCGAGCGCATCCAGGCCAAGATCGACGACCTGCAGGCCACCCTGGACCACCTCGACGAGGTCATCGCGATCACGGACACGCACCCGTAG
- a CDS encoding SDR family oxidoreductase codes for MDINNSVALVTGANRGLGRAFAQRLLERGARKVYATARRPETVDLPGVEVLPLDITDPASVRATAEAAPDVSLLVNNAGISTGTDLVTGSLDAVRHELETNMFGHLGMIREFAPALARNGGGAIVNVLSAMSWFGGKGANAYHLTKAAAWAMTNGVRLELAEQGTLVTAVHLGLADTDMAAGWPVDKIAPSDLADAALDGVEAGSAEVLADQWSRDVKSRLPLTPEEFNAAMDRALAALMAA; via the coding sequence ATGGATATCAACAACTCCGTCGCCCTTGTCACCGGAGCCAACCGCGGCCTGGGCCGCGCCTTCGCCCAGCGCCTGCTCGAACGGGGCGCCCGCAAGGTCTACGCGACGGCCCGCCGACCGGAGACCGTGGACCTGCCCGGGGTCGAGGTGCTGCCCCTCGACATCACCGATCCCGCATCCGTGAGGGCCACCGCCGAGGCCGCCCCGGACGTCTCACTACTCGTCAACAACGCGGGAATCAGTACGGGGACCGACCTGGTGACCGGTTCGCTGGACGCGGTGCGGCACGAGCTGGAGACCAACATGTTCGGCCACCTGGGAATGATCCGGGAGTTCGCGCCGGCGCTCGCCAGGAACGGCGGGGGCGCGATCGTCAACGTCCTCTCCGCCATGTCCTGGTTCGGGGGCAAGGGCGCCAATGCCTACCACCTGACCAAGGCCGCCGCCTGGGCCATGACCAACGGCGTCCGCCTGGAGCTCGCCGAACAGGGCACGCTTGTGACGGCGGTGCACCTCGGCCTGGCCGACACCGACATGGCGGCGGGCTGGCCCGTGGACAAGATCGCTCCGTCGGACCTGGCCGACGCGGCGCTCGACGGTGTCGAGGCGGGCTCCGCCGAGGTCCTCGCCGACCAGTGGAGCCGGGACGTCAAGTCCCGTCTGCCGCTGACGCCGGAAGAGTTCAACGCCGCAATGGACCGCGCCCTGGCGGCGCTGATGGCGGCCTGA
- a CDS encoding IS5 family transposase, translating to MAGDARRLPPWDRVYAFFRRWRDNALVKEFHDRLRARAREELGRDAEPTAAVIDSQSVKADAVVGADSRGFDGGKLVNGRKRHVVVDTLGLLLGVMVTAADTGDRIAAQGLLGQVADVHHRLELVWADGGYTGSLVEHCLATLALVLAIVKRSDDMRGFVVLPKRWIVERFFAHLMRSRRLVRDFERRTASAEAMVYWSMTLLMTRRLARSRLPRG from the coding sequence GTGGCGGGCGATGCCCGCCGACTTCCTCCGTGGGACCGCGTCTACGCATTCTTCCGCCGCTGGCGGGACAACGCTCTGGTCAAGGAGTTCCACGACCGGTTGCGCGCGAGGGCCCGCGAGGAACTGGGGCGGGATGCGGAGCCGACGGCCGCGGTGATCGACTCGCAGTCCGTCAAAGCGGACGCGGTGGTCGGCGCGGACAGCCGGGGCTTCGACGGCGGCAAGCTGGTCAACGGGCGCAAGCGGCATGTCGTGGTCGACACGCTCGGCCTGCTGTTGGGTGTGATGGTCACCGCCGCGGACACCGGTGACCGCATCGCCGCCCAGGGCCTGCTTGGGCAGGTCGCCGACGTGCACCACCGGCTGGAACTGGTCTGGGCCGACGGCGGCTACACCGGCAGCCTGGTCGAGCACTGCCTGGCCACGCTCGCGCTGGTCCTGGCGATCGTGAAACGCAGCGACGACATGCGCGGCTTCGTGGTGCTGCCCAAGCGGTGGATCGTCGAGCGGTTCTTCGCCCACCTGATGCGAAGCCGCCGTCTGGTGCGCGACTTCGAGCGGCGCACGGCCAGCGCCGAGGCGATGGTCTACTGGTCGATGACCCTGCTCATGACGCGCCGCCTGGCCCGGTCACGCCTGCCGCGAGGGTGA
- a CDS encoding phosphotransferase family protein: protein MPNEDDANDEFVWLAKQSGTASGGHHNRNYVLPLTQRMAQLIGREQGTRVLVRVPRADAIPVVIRTWENEADLLGALKDLLPHVPRYLARTATATVLSYVEGTSLSRLCPDGKPVDALHIADLAQLLAQTTSVRREALPPLPSCWPRDDEDSQGYLRTLMELADRQIRQPSWSVYGGLFMALGIREDVLVHLAEYVPAMTRRPYSLLHGDLHRDNVVVTEHDGGPRLIAVDWELATYGDPIHDLATHLVRMRYPEFQQKSVIAAWSEAVGSVKPAAAHGLDEDLPHYIAFEQAQSVFPDIIRAAKSLEEGLYQGRSADELLDEAVGAALRALEAGAEPLGLHEVPSAATVGDVLHRWQVCRSDRREVP from the coding sequence GTGCCCAACGAAGACGACGCCAACGACGAGTTCGTATGGCTGGCCAAGCAATCCGGCACGGCTAGCGGTGGCCATCACAACCGCAACTATGTACTACCCCTCACTCAACGCATGGCACAACTCATCGGCAGAGAACAAGGCACCCGTGTGCTGGTACGGGTCCCCAGGGCCGACGCCATCCCGGTAGTCATCAGGACCTGGGAGAACGAAGCAGATCTCCTGGGCGCCCTCAAGGATTTACTACCCCATGTACCGCGCTACCTGGCCAGAACCGCGACAGCGACCGTACTCAGCTATGTAGAGGGCACCTCACTGTCCCGCCTGTGCCCCGATGGCAAACCCGTCGATGCTCTGCACATCGCGGACCTGGCCCAGCTCCTGGCCCAGACAACTTCGGTACGCAGGGAAGCACTGCCCCCGTTGCCCTCTTGCTGGCCCCGCGATGACGAAGACAGCCAGGGCTACCTGCGCACGCTGATGGAGTTGGCCGACCGCCAGATCCGTCAGCCGAGTTGGTCGGTTTACGGCGGGCTTTTCATGGCGCTCGGGATCCGGGAAGACGTCCTGGTCCACCTTGCCGAATATGTGCCTGCCATGACGCGTCGACCGTACAGCTTGCTTCACGGAGATCTTCACCGGGACAACGTGGTCGTCACAGAACATGACGGCGGCCCTCGCCTGATCGCCGTTGATTGGGAACTCGCAACCTACGGCGACCCCATTCACGACCTCGCCACACACCTGGTCCGCATGCGGTATCCAGAGTTCCAACAGAAGAGTGTGATTGCCGCGTGGTCTGAAGCTGTTGGGTCGGTCAAGCCGGCCGCAGCTCATGGTCTGGACGAAGATCTGCCGCACTACATCGCCTTCGAGCAGGCTCAATCAGTCTTCCCGGACATCATAAGAGCTGCGAAATCACTGGAAGAAGGCCTGTATCAGGGCCGCTCTGCAGATGAGCTCCTAGACGAGGCCGTGGGGGCTGCACTCCGGGCGCTGGAAGCGGGCGCCGAGCCTCTCGGCCTGCACGAGGTTCCCAGTGCGGCCACGGTGGGGGATGTCCTGCACCGATGGCAGGTGTGCCGCTCCGACCGACGTGAGGTTCCGTGA
- a CDS encoding SMI1/KNR4 family protein yields the protein MQTVNWSDVRERTVALYARRGSRAGAVLPPVLSEAQVRQAEEQFGVVFPDDYRQYLLCVSAGGRVRTLRVDQSGWRWDGDQPSDRANLHVPFPDHDTALAASEDLWLTEPQEGDYASARAYQADHDTWRERADAAEDARTSGAVPLCDDGCGFYTLLVVSGPMRGAMWFDGRATCDRLNPLLNDDGQPATFAEWYLDWLTHEEPLTTPELRRAANDRRHAGTDVPIWLRWFDS from the coding sequence ATGCAGACGGTGAACTGGAGCGATGTCCGGGAGCGGACCGTCGCTCTCTATGCACGGCGGGGATCGAGGGCCGGTGCCGTTCTCCCGCCGGTCCTAAGCGAAGCTCAGGTGCGTCAGGCCGAGGAACAGTTCGGTGTGGTGTTCCCCGACGACTATCGCCAGTACCTGCTGTGCGTCAGTGCCGGCGGGCGGGTGCGCACGCTCCGGGTCGATCAGAGTGGCTGGCGCTGGGACGGCGACCAGCCTTCAGACCGTGCGAACCTGCATGTTCCTTTCCCGGACCACGACACCGCTCTCGCAGCGAGCGAAGATCTCTGGCTGACCGAACCCCAGGAGGGGGACTACGCCTCTGCTAGGGCCTACCAAGCCGATCACGACACGTGGCGGGAGAGGGCCGATGCCGCCGAGGACGCGCGGACTTCCGGGGCCGTCCCCCTCTGCGATGACGGCTGCGGCTTCTACACCCTCCTCGTGGTCAGCGGACCCATGCGGGGCGCCATGTGGTTCGACGGACGCGCGACCTGCGATCGCCTCAACCCGCTCTTGAACGACGACGGACAGCCCGCCACCTTCGCCGAGTGGTACCTGGACTGGCTCACCCATGAGGAACCGCTGACAACCCCGGAACTGCGTCGTGCGGCAAACGACCGCCGGCACGCCGGGACGGACGTGCCCATCTGGCTGCGCTGGTTCGACTCGTGA